The Gossypium hirsutum isolate 1008001.06 chromosome D07, Gossypium_hirsutum_v2.1, whole genome shotgun sequence genome includes the window AGTTATAAATAGGATGGTAAATACGCTTTAGCGCGTTTGAACTCATATCCTTCTATGCTAATAATAATGTTGATACCAATTGAGTTAAGAATAAGTCGCCTAATTTCGTTAGttgctatttttaaaataaaaatgtatttaaacataaatttattatttgttaaatatagttGACTAAATTTTCACATGACCTTAAATTTGTGATCgagtaacaataaaaaaaattcacataattactttaataaaaattaacGATGTTATCAATTTGAATCTAATAATAACACTATAAAAATAGAGGGAcaaaattataccaaattaaagtAGAAGAGATAAAGTAAAGCTTAGTACCTAAACTTAGACAACATTACCATTTACCACCTTGGTCCCTAATTTCTTTTGTCCCCATTAATCCTGTAACTTAACAACTTGGATTTCGTTAAAGATGAGGAGGCACAAACACTCTTGGATGGTGTAGTATCatcacttattttttttaaaagtcattaataacttttaataatgtttttttatattttatataatttttaaaatttcaagtaagTATCATGTCATTACACATTAATCATggattaaattgggaaaaatTGTCAAATTCCAAAATTAATATGGACCAAAAAAATTTAAGGACCAACTTAAAAAAAGTTGTCAAATTTTGGGATTAAATGTTGCTTTATCCcaaagtaaaatgattaaatctcaaatttcagCATTTTAGAGGGACTAAAACTACAATTAAACAAGGATCCCGAATAGTAATTACAATATTGTTTTGCTGCTTTGCAAAATGCAATAGCAAAGCTAAACCAGGATAAGCTTACACAGTATTTTTAACAGCTATTTTAACTAACGTAATGGCCTAGATGGCTATGTTACTTCCTTTACCATCCTCTAAAAAGGCTAACAACAactttgagatatatatatatatataatattatattttataaatagaaTTGTTCATGAATGGAGGAATCAAGAAGTCCAAAGCTCTGCATTTTTAACCTTTGAGACACTCTCAAGCACTTCAAAAGGGATTATATCACCAATAACAACCACCCTTTTGCTTTCCAAGTCTACTTTGTATGAGGTCACTCCTGTTTTTTTCAGCGGGACAGCTAAGAATTACATTATAGTAACCAAGAAAACGAAGGCAAAATTCATTGCATGACAAGCAATACAACAACATTTGCATTATAATATGTTTGGTTCTGTATATGGATGAGTGATGGCTCATGACTGTAATGCATTATGGTCAATATATTGCTTTTACTTCTGAGCTTGTTAGGTTTACTGTCAGAAATGGTTAAACtactaaaataattcaatttaaaaaaaaaatacaagtaggGGAGAAGACAgtgtaaattatattttaaaaaattgtaaatgaaaGGTTACCatacttttcttttttaatataattaatgttGATTATATTTAGGTTCATATTTATTCCTTTTAATAATATATCTTTAAGATTTAAATTTAGGTTTTTCTTCAAAATTGTAATCAAAGCCCTTGTACTAGGCATTTTGTCTCATCTATTAAAAATATGAGCAAATTAATCTTTGtatattaaatcaaagagtaaattgatctttctgttaaaaaatttatccatttttattattaaaaactaatcTCTATACGTCAATATAAGGTATATATGGCACGTTAGGTGTAACTTTTCCGTCTGTCAcgttagtttttaacagtagaattagaattacataaatattttaattgaaataactaatttactttttaatttaatgtataagagctcaattgttattttttaagtaaatcggtcaaaaatatattttgatttctaGAATAGGGATTTCTATATTATTAGTACTAGTTAGTCTATTCTCAAGCAATAGGGTTCGGATCTCATTAGTATTCTTATTTGATAATTAAGATCATTTTATGTCCTAaccctaaattaatttaaaatcgtcttggttaaattttatttctCTCCTACAAGAACACTTAATTTCAAGTAATAGTATGAATCTTTTGATGGAAAACAAGGAGGAAAATTCAAAAagatggaaaaaggaaaatatgTTACTTACCATCCAGCTTGGAAATGTGTTTCTTCACTTTTCTTGCACAACCATGGCAATGCATGGATACCCTTAGTACCACCATCTACAGAAACCCCaaacaaaatgtaaaaaaaaaatctcaaaccctttaaaatataaataaattaaaatattgttctttaggaaaaaataatttcaatcattGTGGGTTTAATCGACTGCCCATAGACGATACTTCGGAACAAGATAATATAAAGAAGACATTAGaggcataaaataaaataactcttACCTTAGGCTTAAGTTGAAAGGCCAAGGTTTGCTTGCCAGAAACAACATCTTTCAGTCTCAACTGGGTTTTTTCAGATACCATCAATGGCTTCCTCTCAAACTCATCATCCAAAGCATTGTTCATGCAGAAACAAGAACATGATGAGCCTGAAATTGATGACAAATATAAACAATCCAACATCTTGCCAAGACTGAGCTTTCCCATTGTTTTCTAACACACCAAAGACAAAATATAATCTCACTTGGGAAACTCAAACCATAGCCAAAATGTCAAATTTATAAGAAGAAAAATCAATTCGAAAAAGCGAAACAGAAAGTCAAAGTTTCTTGGGAAAAACAAAAGCTACTATAATTCAGAAACCTATGAACCTACTGTGAAgcaatattgaagaagaaaagaacctACAAGgccaatttttattttgttcgTTTGTTTGTTTGGAGTTGCCAGTGCCACACTAGTCAAAGCAAAGGGCAACCCCAAAGccaaaaaagcaaaagaaaagatgaagacaGTTAACACACCAAGCATTCACATGAAAAACTATGCTACGCTGTTATAAAAAAAGACTTGAGTGAGGGAATGAAGGTGAGATATAAAACAAATTTCATGTGAGATATTGTAGTTGGTTTTTGGAAGTAAAGCAATAAAACAGGGGATCATATATAGTTAGCACTGCCAGAGATTGCGAAGGAGAAGCTGAACATGGCAtgagttaaaaaaattttcacTTTAGTTAATTTAGCAAgtgataatttattattttaattcgatttgatttttttaatcgcgttgagtgaaatgaaatttaagTCAAGTCGAATCGAATAAATTTTTCtgagttaaataaaaaattaaacatgtcaaattaaaatttgttgacaagattattaatttttaaaaaaatataaatttgaaatcgagaacattttcaagccaaaataacaagaaaaagatTATGTTAATGTAGTATGGTTACTTGTTTAAggtttcaaatttattattttgatttttttaagtattataatttaatatttttatataatttttaaattttgtagtttatataatattttaatattattttaaattttttataactttttctgAGAGGGatcaatttgcttattttcaaaattagaagGGACCTAAGGGGCATTTACatcaatttattattcaaattgtaatattcaatttgattcaaattcgaaaaactcaattcaattagttcaaaattaaaaaaaaatcaattttttcaaattgaattaaattttagcaTGTCGGTAATATAGATTTATAGTAAAAGAGTGGATAAAGCATCTTTAGTAGGGTGTATAAGTACATTTGGTATAATATATGATCATGGCGCATGACCTTAAGCATGCATTAGAAAGATCAAAACAAGTTTAATAATCAATTCCAAAAGAAGAATATGGtctatacacacacacacacataatgtatatatatacatgataggATGGAAATGAATTATTCAAAAAAGAGTTGAAGTTTGTTGGCAAATCTTGTCTTCATCTTCATTCTTTTATTACTAATTGGTTGAATTTTGGGTTTCATCCTTCTACtatactcaaatttaaaatttaatttctctattttaatttattatagcTTGATCTTTCTATTGCTATAATGTTCTGGGTAGGCCCAAATTGATAATACCATTAGTTGTTGTCATTAAATTGatgatgtgaattttttttatgatatttaatCACATCATgttcaatttataataaatttgcaTATCAGTTGAATGCTTAAAGTTGTTTccttttgtataaaaaaattcatgtaaTCACTTTAACAATAACAACTAAAAGTGTTCTGACATTATAAAATTTAAGAGATCAAATTATGCCAAATTGAATTAGAAGTGTAAATGAGACACTAGTGCTTGCAAGCTATTCGACTTcaactccaaaaaaaaaaattcaaattcaattcaataattatcGAGTCAAGTAATTTGAGTTATCAATCAAGCCGAATTCGAGCACTGTAATATTTGATTCGAATGGCTTGTGAGCCTAATCGAACCttttacttaaatatatttttatattataaaattacatttttacctttATTACACGGGAAGAGCTTAAATATGAACGAGGTTGAGCTTGTATAGGAACAAGCTTATTTGAGCTCAAGTTGAATAACTAAATCGAATTTATTATCGAACTTGTCAGCATTTGAGTTCGGTTTTAGTCGATTAGACCATTAAATTGAAGTATAGGATGCTAAATTTTAGTATAGTAGAAGTAAGAATAGAATTATACCTTATTACTAATGTAAAGAAGAAGAGGGAGATGTGGCATTGAATCATTGGCGCCCTCTGAGGTGAGCAATTATTAtaagatttaaattatatttttgtagtAATATGAGATAATAATGTGTagctatattttaaaaatatgtaaatgtaGTAATTTTGAACAAAGATTAAGGGGACCAGGTTGGACCATGTGAATGATTTTGGTTCCTTTATTATAGTGGGTGGAAAAATAAaggaattctttttttttttttggtgaaaaaaaacATCAGTTACATAAAGCAACCATTCGTTTTATCTGCTTGAATTGAATCTAAAAAATCCTTGGGAGCCTCATCCATAATTTGTAAGCTTGATTTCCAACTTAAACCGAGTTTAGCGAGACGATCTGCTACCAAATTTTGAATTCTTGGAATGTGCTTTATCCTCTACTCCCCTGCTGAATGCAAAATACGAAGAGTTCTCCGGAGCACAGTAATCCCTGAGTCTTCCAATTCCATATTAGACAAGATCTCAGCAACTTCCAGATTATCTGTCATAATAATGAAACGTTTATAGCCCTTATTAAGAAGAATGAGGATCCCGTCAAGAATAGCCCAAACTTCAGCTTCGAAAGGGGAGCACATGCCAAGGAAACGGTTAAAACCCACTATCCAATTTCCATCATGGTCCTGAGCCACTCCTCCTGATGCAGCATGGCCAGAATCTCTTGCTACAGCTCCATCAGTGAATAAAAACACCCAATTGTCAGCTGAATTGTTTATCAAGGAATAGCCCGGCTTGCTCTTAGATTGATCTTCAGTATAGAAGGTGTAGTGACGGCCCCAACAACAAGAGACTTTTATCACTTCCGCTGCTGTCCAAGATATGTGCTGGAAAATGTATAGATTTCTATTCTTCCATATACGCCAAACGAGTAATCCAAAGAGGCAAGACCACGTGAGACCATAAACCTGCAATCTTTCATTAAAACAAAGGTTAAAGAAAAGCCAATCCTGAAAGGAAACGGAAAAAAACCTTTGTTTTAACTGATCAGGAATCACAAGCCGCCACACTTCTTGCGCGGAAGGACAATCTCTAAGAACATGGATCAAATCTTCAATATCATGTCCGCATATAGAACAAGAGCTACAATGATATATTCCCCTTCTAGCTCGTTCCGAATTTGTAAGAAGTTTTTGATTGAAAGCAAGCCAAAGGAAGACTCGTACTCTCTGAGGACCTCGATATTTCCAAACAATCTTCCAGTGATCCTCCTGAGGATTCCAAGAATTCTCTTTCAAACGCCAATAAGCACTATGAACTGAGAAGACACCAGACGTGGACTGAGTCCAAATAATCCTATCCGAACCAGAGTGAGGGTGAGGAGGAGGAATGCTGACAAttctatttattataatttcaggCACCCTGGCACGAAATAAATCCAAATTCCAGCTACCATCTGGGTTGACCATCTCCCTAACACAACAATCCAAATCAAGGTTAGCAGGATGgtgaatttttgaaattaaagggCCCATACCTGGAATCCAAGGATCTTTCCAACATCGAGCAGTAGCACCGTCTCCTATAGACCAGGCAATATTATCTCTAAGGAGTGGCCATATCTTAGAAAGTGCCCTCCATAATAGAGAGCATTGGTTTCTTTTAATAGAATCCGGGATCTGGTCTTTCCAACCATATTTGGCACGAAGAACACGAACCCAAAGTGCGTTACTTTTAGAAACAAGATTAAAACCAATCTTCATAAGAAAGGCTgaattttgatcttccaaatgTCTGAAACCAAGACCTCCTCGAGACCTTGGTTGGCAAATAGAATTCCAACCCACCAAAGACATTTTCGGATGGCCATCAGTACTACCCCAAATAAACTGCCTGACCACTCTTTCAATGTCTGCACAAACACCTTTCGGGATCATCAAGGACTGCATAAAATAATTAGGAATAGACAGAAGAACAGATTGGGCCAACGTGATTCTACCAGCAATAGATAGATTCCTAGCGTCCCAACTCTGTAATTTCTTCCTCACTTTATCCACAATAAAGCTCAAGGTACTTTTGGAAATCCTTTGATGTAAGAGAGGAACACCTAAATAAATGCCAAGGTTTCGGACTTCATGAAATCCAAAAAGTTGGTTAATTTGATTACGAACATTCTCTTCAGTGTCTTTAGAATAGAAAATGCTACTTTTCCTAACACTTATTTTGTGTCCAGAGATCACACAAAATCGAGGTAGAATATTATCCAGGAGACTAGCTTGGTCGAGCTGAGCTTTACAAAAGATAACTAAGTCATCCGCAAAGAACAAATGAGAAACTGAAGGACCTGTTCGAGAAAGATGAATTGGATCCCATTTTCCAGAGTCAATTTCAGTCCGAATAAAATGTCCTAACCATTCCATGCATAGCACAAAGAGATAAGGTGATAAAGGACAACCCTGGCGAATACCTCTCTTAGGTTTGAACTTTTGAGTAGGTGTACCGTTCCATAGAATTTGCATGGAAGAGGAAGAAATAGCAGACATGATTACTTTCCTTAAGAAGACAGGAATTCCAGCATCCACCAAAGAAGCTCTTATAAAGTCCCAACTAACTCTATCGTAAGCTTTCTCCAAATCTAATTTAATAGCCATCCACTTCCTTCCTTTCCTATTACAGCGCATAGAGTGAATGATCTCTTGAGCTAAAATAATATTATCAGAAATGTTACGCCCAGCTATGAATCCAGCTTGTTCTTGGGATATAAGCTTAGGAAGTATAACTTTAAACCGATTCGCAATGATTTTCATTACCAACTTGTAGAGAACAGAACAAAGGCTAATAGGCCTAAAGTGGCTAAAGTCCTCAGGGTTATCTTTTTTGGGAATTAAAACGATCAGTGTATTGTTCAATTCAGCTTCAATCGGACGTCCATCAAAAATATCTTTGACCCACTGACAGACATCATTCCCAAGAATATCCCATTGGCTTTGGAAAAAGTGAGCATGGAAACCATCACTTCCAGGAGCTTTCAAAGGAGCCATGTCAAACAAAGCCCTTTTAATCTCCTCATTAGAAATAGGAGCCTCTAGAAAATTAATCTCAGAAGCGTTAAAGCGAGGAAAACCAACCTTTGGAGTATCCCCCAACGTAGGAGATTCCTCTCCAAAGAGACCTTCAAAGAATTCCACCGCCTTAGCCTGCAGGAAATCTTGATCAGTACACCAATCCCCATTAACACGTAAGGTTATGATACGATTGAATTTCCTTCTCCTCATCGTGCGACTATGGAAAAACTTTGTATTTCGGTCCCCCAAATGAAGCCAATCACAGCGAGCCTTTTGTCTCCAAAGTAGATCTTCATGATCAAGCACATTTTCCAGCTCCTCCTGAATTTCCAATTCTTTTCCAGCTAAATATGTAGAGGAAGAATGCTCCATGGTTTTTTGGATATTATTAAGAGATCTCATAAGATTTCTCTTACGAGTACCCAAAAAACCATAAATATTCCTGTTCCAATTTTTAgcaaaaaaagtgaaattattcaaagattCAAACATATTACCTGCGAAATTCCACTTTTCTTTAACAAAGTTGGAGAAATCACTATGTTTCGTCCATCCCGCTAAGAATCTAAACGGTCTGCTTTGAGAAATGATAAGGTCGGATGCAGTAGATAACAAGAGGGGCCTATGGTCTGACTTGATACGAGTAAGATGATGGACAGAGTAATGAGGAAAAGCAGACACCCAAGCATCGTTGGCTAAGGCCCAATCAAGTCTAACAAAGGTACCACCTCTTTGCCAAGTGAATGCAGGTCCGTTAAACCCTAAATCCTGCAACTCACAAGATTCAACAAaattaccaaataaatcacaGCGCTTACCAATAGAGACAGGGCTCTTTTTATCAGAAGAAGATAAGATAGCATTGAAATCTCCCATAATAAGCCAAGGAGAAGAAAGATTAGAATTTGTAGATTTTAAGTCATCCCAAAGAAGCTTTCTTTTAGACCTATCCGGACTGCCATAAACGAAGGAAATAAAAAAGGATTATTAGGACTACTATTATTGACATGTAAGAAAATAAATTGCGGGTGATTTCGAATAATATGAATCTGGATAAAATCCTTCCAACCAATCCATATGCCACCTGAAAACCCAATAGCTTCAACCCGATGTGAAAAGTTAAACCCCAATTTTTCAATAATAAGATTAGCCTTAAAACCACTCACTCTTGGTTCCACCAAACAAACAATATCAGGCCTGTACTCTGCATTGTATTCCTGAAAGACTCGTAAAAACTTCCTACTAGCACACCCTTGACAATTCcatgtaaaaatttttaaatttaaagacataataaaatatattgataaatgaaaaagtaaaatgagCCAAAATCCCAATATCAACT containing:
- the LOC107932961 gene encoding protein SODIUM POTASSIUM ROOT DEFECTIVE 2, giving the protein MGKLSLGKMLDCLYLSSISGSSCSCFCMNNALDDEFERKPLMVSEKTQLRLKDVVSGKQTLAFQLKPKMVVLRVSMHCHGCARKVKKHISKLDGVTSYKVDLESKRVVVIGDIIPFEVLESVSKVKNAELWTS